The following DNA comes from Rhinolophus ferrumequinum isolate MPI-CBG mRhiFer1 chromosome 15 unlocalized genomic scaffold, mRhiFer1_v1.p scaffold_54_arrow_ctg1_1, whole genome shotgun sequence.
GTGTACAATACATAGTAATTTTGTTATTGATCACATACATTCATGCAACAAACATTTAAGGAGCCTACTCAGTCTCTTCAAGGACCAGGAACCCTTTGTCTCACCATCCTGGTAATTGTGTTTCTAGTTTCTACTTACTAAGAGAATGTTGGGTGACAAAAATGACTCTGAATTCAGGCTTAAATAAGCTGTACTACCTTCTCCACGTAGTGGAAATTAGGCGTGACAGTGACCGTACGGACAGAGCAAGGTGAGCAATGCGTCAGACAGGAGCTCCTCAGTAATGAGTGACAAACATGTAGGCTGGAGCCGGGCATTTAGAGAAAGGGCAAGGGTTTTAGAAGTAACACATCAGGTTTGGGCCCTGCCTGGGGCACCTGCAGAGATGAATGCAACAGAGCTTCCTGGACTTCAGGGAGCTTCCAGTGCACGGCGAGGCCAATGGGAGTAAATAATGTGACCCCAGTGCCTTTTCACGTCTTCAGTTTCATTTGCTGTCATCTTCCGTCTATCCCTGTGAGGTGGGCTGGTGACTAGAAGCGAGACACCAAGGTTCCATGTCATTAAATGATGGCTGAAGGtcatgggggagggagaggactgGACCCTGCTCTTTCAGCTACCACCTTGGCGGTGTCCAAGTTATTCAACACCAGGCATTAACTGAGCACCTGTTATATGCAAAGTCTTAAGGGTAGCAGGTTTGTGCAGAACCGGGAGCACCATCTCACCTCCACAAGGTGGTGTTGGAAAGCCAATTTCTAAATTGGTGGGAACCAGTACAGGGCAAGGCCCTGTAGGAGAGAACAAATATACCCCACTGCTCCCCAGCAGCAGGGTAGGGAGGGGCAGAGCAAGGGTAGGTGGGGCCCAAGGCCCTCCTGGCTAAGTAATTCCCAAGCTTTCTTGTCTGTCCACAGTCAGACTGCGGGGAAGAGGAGCTGTTTATCTTCCAGCGAAATCAAACTGCCCTGATTCCAGATTTGTCAGAGGAGCTGGCTGAAGACCCTGAGGCGGCCTGGGTCCCTACAGTTGCCGAGTCTCCTTCTGAGGTCTGTGGGATGCAGGCTCATGACACAGGGACCCTGCGGGCAGAATGGGGTATAGCAGCGGGCGTCCACGGCTCTCATTGGACTCTTAACAGCATTATGAGTCAGAGGTTAAAACCCCTGGTCCAGCATCTCTGCACACCTAGGCCTTTCGCCAGGTACAACCCAAGGAGGTCAGACACCAAATATCTCCCACCTGTGCACAGCACTCTCCAGGAGCCCAGCACATGTAGGACCAGGGGTGGGGgcttattttctgtctgattttgcCCCTGCTATTCGTCTTGACCCCCAGCCATACTCAATGCTCAGTGCTAGCACTAACACAGAGTCATCTTACAGAGCCAGGGCGTGTTCCCTCCCCATCACTGGGACAGAAGTCACCCACTCACTCAGCCATGCCTAGAAGTGTGTCTGAAAGACCCCTAATCAGGGCTGCCAAGACCCCTGGTTAGTTCAGGCAGAATGAtgactttattttgctttcttcatttctacaATTCTTCTggatgactctttttttttttttttttaatccaagatGGCAAAGTCTGTACCAACTCTTTGGGGTAGAGCCATGAGCTCGCTCTGGAGTCAGAGGGCCTGGGTTCCATCGTGTCCACCCCATAATAACTGTATGGCTGACTCACAGCAACTAAAAGGTAGAAGCAACTGAAGTGTCCACCcacaaacaaaatggataaacaaaatgtggtctggccatgcagtggaatattattcactccacaaaaaggaatgaagtactgacaacGTGATGAACCCTGGAAAGGCAGAGCTAAATGAAAGGGCACAAAAGGACAGATAGTATATGGTTCCACTTCTGGGAAACGTCTAGAAAAGGCaagtcagagagacagaaaatagattagagTTTCCCAGGGGTTGGGGGGTAGGGAgaggtacagagtttctgtttgggggaTGAAAGAGCTTTGCaaatggacggtggtgatgggtGCACAGCCTTGTGAATGTACATGTACAAATGGTTAACATGGCAAAgtttatgttatatacatattttagcacaataaaaaacCTTCCCTGAAGGATGTTTTTGAAGCTGCTAACCCAGGACACCTGTTTTCTTGGCAGCCACTGGCGGTGCCTATGGAGTTCGCAGCAGAAGCCTGGGGTGAAGGGACGGcaaggatgaaggaaggaagggacccTGGCCAGCACTTGGGGAGTGGTGGTGAGAGCAACTCTCTTCTTAGGGTGCCTAAGGAGGCTCCCACGTGTCAGGAAGGTGACCCTGGGGGCATGTCCTTCGACACCAAAGGATGCCCAAGTCCTCCCTCGGAGCTACAGGAAGAGGCCACGCTTTGTCCCAAGGAAGGAGACCTAAGGACGGAGACCCCAAGTGCTGCCTCCTGGACTCGGCAGGGCTCAGACTCTGCAAACTGGAGAGCCCTccggagagagagaaggaagatgatCGAGAGAGACCTACTCCATAAAGTCACCTGGGGTGCCCGGAACCCCGTCTGCAGTGACCAAAGTCCAGTGAAGAAGATGCCCTGTGAAGCTGCAGCAGCATGTCCAAGACCAGGAACGCCACTACAGGGGCCCCGAGAAGGCGTGCCGCTGCTCTCCCTCCAGGTGGGTGGCTCCTCTTCCCTTCAGGTCCTTGAGGCATGCCTGCATGTGGTCCCTGGCTGGTCCTCTCCAGGCCAACTTGAAACCTGGCCCACTAGTGGGTCCTGCTGTAACAAAATCCCACAGACTGGGAGGctgaaaaacaaattcatttctcgcagttctggaggctggaagtccaagattaaggtgctggcacattcagtgtctggtgagggcccaccaTCCTCTCATTGTGTCCTTATTCAGTGGAAGGGGTTGGAGGCTCTGTGGGGCCCCTTTTATAAGGGCTCTTTTGTAAGTTCCATTCATGAGGCTCCCCCTATGagctaatcacctcccaaaggcaccACCTGCAAACCCATCACATTGCGGATTAGGATTCCAACAGGTAACTTTGgcagggacacagacattcagtgtGCGGCAGTGACCTTAGGCCCATGGTCCCCAGTCCACCAGCAGACAGCCCGTCATACCTGTCTCGGTGGTTGTGCAGTCCTGGCAGACAGACCATCCTCAAGTAGTTAGCATGaacaaggaacagcaaggagatgctagacttcaaaaaaaaaaaaaagtgctaatCTCAAGCATGTTTATAAAGACAAACAATTGCATATAAGGCAGAGAACAGAGTCTGTCAAAGCAAAATTCTCAAAACGTTGAAGCCCCCGTTCTCATACAAGTAGTGAGCTCCTGTTAATGTTGGGTTTAGCTTATGACGGAGGGAACCAGCATGATGATAAAACCGGTTCAAAGAGATTATGAGAAACTAGGATTTTGTAAGacactggagaaaaagaaatgagccaagATAAAATTGCTACATTGGGTGCAAAACCCAACCCTGTCCTCCAGGGCCACAGAACTGTTCCCTGTGGGGGTATCATCTCTTCtggatggaaaagaaaaccattgtACCTTCTCAGGTTTACAAAGTTGTAAAACAGGTGGGCCCTCCTCAGTTGTGCAAACCAACCTCCCCTAGAAAGATGGGCTTTGTTAGAAAAGCTCCAGCGTGACATTGAAAGGTCATACAATTCTCTTTTTtgccttatttataaattttggataattttctTAACAATTTAGAGAAAACTGGCGTCTAGGTGTACCTGGAGGTCATTTTCACCAATTCCATTCTTATCAATTCTGATTAgggtagatagacagatagaaatGAATAGGAGGAGAAATTTCGCTCTGGTTAGAAAACCccttgctaaaataaataaaaaagaaagccccttgctgcagcaactgcttgggtcaagaccccttgcagctgcccagcaggattccaggttttcacatacCTCAAAGAGGTGTGTTTACCCATGctcctaaatcaaagaaatgcattgatAAGAG
Coding sequences within:
- the DNAAF8 gene encoding dynein axonemal assembly factor 8 isoform X4 encodes the protein MTSQDKDVGPSLCSPWASHMGPWNAILEAVREQLPSLDSDSSLSDCGEEELFIFQRNQTALIPDLSEELAEDPEAAWVPTVAESPSEPLAVPMEFAAEAWGEGTARMKEGRDPGQHLGSGGESNSLLRVPKEAPTCQEGDPGGMSFDTKGCPSPPSELQEEATLCPKEGDLRTETPSAASWTRQGSDSANWRALRRERRKMIERDLLHKVTWGARNPVCSDQSPVKKMPCEAAAACPRPGTPLQGPREGVPLLSLQHLEERDLDHILQSLAGQDNKDKPGGRAPGTVWWAADRLQRRDHAKQSAQDRLMERLTRLCATQSRASSSAWKVPADTPQDTEQQEAGSRCALTELGFQAELGHCWLRSPAEPPTTFIDLRPMEPSDQGSLERTPSPEPAPATHVPRPQGSTRLRCGCLV